A window of Microbispora hainanensis genomic DNA:
TCCGGGTCGACGGCCGTGAGCCGCTCGGCGAGCCGGTCGGCCCAGCCCCGCGGGTGGGCGGGATCGCCGTCGCCGAGCCCTTCGGTCTGGCTGTCGCCGAGGGCGACGTAACGCAGGCGCTCATCGGTCGGCACGGGCCACCTCCGGACGGCGAGAAGCCGGTGCGGCCCCTTCGCCTGCCACGGCCGGGGTGTCTTCGCCCGCGACGGCCGCGTTCCTGGCCCGGAGGATCGCGGCGGTTCGCCGGCACCAGTCGCGGTTTCCCTCCTCGAAGGCCAGGCCGCGCAGGCAGGTCAGGTATGGCCCTATGCGCCGGCCCACGCGAAGGAACTCCTCCTCGCCCAGGTCGCCGCGCATCTTCCGCAGGATCCGCCGGAACAGGTCGATCTTGGCCTCAGCCATGGCGGCCCGCTCCTCGACCTGCCGGATCAGCGCTTCGGCGTCGACGTGGTCGGCCGCCTGCACCTTGACGAGCAGATCGTCGCGGATGAACGACGGCTTCGACGTGTCGGCCGCGAACCGCTCCAGCTCGGCGAGCCCGGCGTCGGTGACGTGGAAGAGGCGCTTGGCAGGCCGGGTCTCCTGGACCACCCGCCGCCCCGCGACCAGCCCCTCCTTCTCCAGCCTGGCCAGCTCGGCGTACAGCTGCTGGGGCAGGGCGTGCCAGAAGTTCGCCACGCCGACATCGAACGCCTTGGCCAGCTGATAACCGCTGAGCTCCCCGTCGAGCAATGCCGCGAGGACGGCGTGCCGCAAGGCCATGAACCGCTCCCTTCTCTCCGTTAGTCAAGGATATGACTCTTCAACGATCTGACTATCAGGAGATTGACGAGGCCCTGGGGAGGGGGTTCGAGCGGCGGCGACTTCGGCTGGAAGCGGAGTGACACCCGCTCGTCGAAGACGCGGCGGGTGTCCTGGGCCAGGGCTGGTAGGTGCCGTGGGGTGGCTCCCGTTCTCCGGAGGCGCGTGGGGTGTCTTGGGTTAGGGCCGGTGGGTGCCGTGGGGTGGCTCCCGTTCTCCGGAGGCGCGTGGGGTGTCTTGGGTTAGGGCCGGTGGGTGCCGTGAGGTGACGCCCGTTCGTCGAAGGCGCGGCGGGCGTCGCCGAGGAGATCGGCCACATGGGGCAGGCCCGCCGCCTCCAGCCCGCCGCGCATCAGCTCCTCCTTGGCCGCCTCCGCCGCCGCCTCGGCCCGCCGTACGGCCTTGAGGACGGCTTCGGCGAGTCCGCGGCCGTCGAGCCTGCGCATGCTGAGCGGGTGGATGTCGAGGGCGAGCAGCGTGCCCACGGCATCGACGGTCGCGGTGATCCTGCCCTCGTCGGCCCTGCCGATGTGCTTCCGCGTGCTCCACTCGGCGGCGAGCTCGTCCATCAGGGCGGCCGCGGCCGTCAGCCGCTCAATGCGCGCCCGGAGCTCACGCATCTCGTTCACCGTCACTCCTCGCGAAGCAGGGCCTGGACGTAGGGCACGAGCGGGTCGCCGGACGGGGGCGCGTCGCCGAAGTCCGCCGTGAACTCCTCCATGGCCTTGGTCAGCCGCTCGCCGGTCGCGCCGCGCGCGGCGCCGATCGCGCCCTGGATCGCGGCTGACATCGCGACGTGGTCGAGGTCGCGCATCGCCCGCGGGTCGATGCTCAGCCCGAGCAGGTGACCCGCGCCGGTGACCCGGGCCGTCACGGCGCCCGTGGCGTCGGTGCCCTCGATCACCTCCTCGCTCAGGGTGTGGAGCAGGTCGGCGAGCGCGCCGACGCGGCCCTGCACCTCCCGCACCAGGCCGGCGACGTCGCCCTCCCTGCCCTCGTTGAACGCGGCCGTGTTCCTCATCGCAGGTCCCTGTTCGCCGGCTGCCAGTAGTCGTGGATGTTCGCCC
This region includes:
- a CDS encoding PadR family transcriptional regulator — protein: MALRHAVLAALLDGELSGYQLAKAFDVGVANFWHALPQQLYAELARLEKEGLVAGRRVVQETRPAKRLFHVTDAGLAELERFAADTSKPSFIRDDLLVKVQAADHVDAEALIRQVEERAAMAEAKIDLFRRILRKMRGDLGEEEFLRVGRRIGPYLTCLRGLAFEEGNRDWCRRTAAILRARNAAVAGEDTPAVAGEGAAPASRRPEVARADR
- a CDS encoding YbaB/EbfC family nucleoid-associated protein, producing the protein MRNTAAFNEGREGDVAGLVREVQGRVGALADLLHTLSEEVIEGTDATGAVTARVTGAGHLLGLSIDPRAMRDLDHVAMSAAIQGAIGAARGATGERLTKAMEEFTADFGDAPPSGDPLVPYVQALLREE
- a CDS encoding YbaB/EbfC family nucleoid-associated protein: MRELRARIERLTAAAALMDELAAEWSTRKHIGRADEGRITATVDAVGTLLALDIHPLSMRRLDGRGLAEAVLKAVRRAEAAAEAAKEELMRGGLEAAGLPHVADLLGDARRAFDERASPHGTHRP